GGAGATCTCGCAGCTGCTGTACCACCTGCAGGTGCTGATGATCGCCCGCGGACTGACCCTCGACGACGTGTACGCCCACCTCTAGGAGCTCCACCCGATGTTGCGCATCGCCGTCCCCAACAAGGGGTCCCTGTCCGAGGCCGCCTCCGCCATGCTGCGCGAGGCCGGCTACAACCAGCGGCGCGAGGCCAAGGAACTCATCCTCGACGACCCGGACAACTCCGCCCAGTTCGTCTTCCTGCGCCCGCGCGACATCGCGCTGTACGTCGGCTCCGGGACGCTGGACGCCGGCATCACCGGCCGCGACCTGCTGCTGGACTCCCGCGCCCCGGCCGACGAGGTCCTGCCCCTCGGCTTCGCCCGCAGCACCTTCCGCTTCGCCGGGCGCCCCGGTGCGGCCGCGGGGGTCCGCGACCTCGAGGGCCGGCGGATCGCCACCAGCTACTCCGGTCTGCTGGCCGGGCACCTGGCCGAGCACGGCGTGACCGCCGACGTCGTCCACCTCGACGGAGCGGTCGAGACCGCCGTGGCGCTCGGCATCGCCGACGTCATCGCCGACGTCGTGGAGACCGGCACCACGCTGCGCGCGGCCGGGCTGGAGATCTTCGGTGAGCCCATCATGCGCTCGGAGGCCACGCTCGTGCGCCGTGCCGGCGCCCCGGCCGACCCCGCCGTCGACGTCCTCGTCCGCCGGCTGCAGGGCGTCCTGGTCGCCCGCCAGTACGTCATGGTCGACTACGACTGCCCGAAGGCGATCGTCGAGCAGGCCTGCGCCATCACCCCCGGTCTGCAGTCCCCGACGGTCTCGCCGCTGGCCGGCCCCGACTGGGTCGCCGTGCGGGCCATGGTCAAGAGCTCGGAGACCAACCGCGTCATGGACGAGCTGTACGAGCTCGGGGCGCGGGCGATCCTCGTCACGAGCATCCACGCGTGCCGCCTGTGACCGCTGGGCCCGTCTCCGACAAGCCGTTCCGGCCCCGGCGCGCCCGCGTCGTCGGCCTGGGCTTCGCGGTCGCGATCCTCCTCGTCATGGTGGGGATGTCGATCGGGCTGTCCCTGGCCCCGGAGTCGGGCTGGACGGGGCAGGACACGGTCTCGGCGCTCGTCTTCGGCGTCGTCGTCTCCGCCGGGCTCGTGCGCCTGGTCACCGTCAACGCGCGGGTCACCGGCACCGCGCTCGTGGTGCGCAACGTCGTCTTCACCCGTGAGGTCGAGTGGGGCGCGGTCGTCGCCGTCCGCTTCGGCGGTGCCGACCCCTGGCTGACCCTCGACCTCGACGACGGGGACAACCTCGCCGTCATGGCCGTCCAGCGCGCCGACGGCGAGCACGCCCGCGCCGAGGCCCTGCGGCTCGCCCGGCTCGTGGAGGACCGCGCACCCCGCTAGGTGCACCCGGCCCGGGTGGCCGCGTCGTCGGTGCCCGCGTCGTCGGTGGCCACGCTCAGGTCGGGACGCAACGGCCTGCGGGAGAACAGCTCGTCCTCTTGAGCGGCCCACCGACCCCAGTGCGGGGCGTACGCCTGCCCGTCCCGCGCCAGGGCTCGCGCCCGGCGCACGGCGGGGTCGGCGGTCAGCTCCACGAGCAGGTCGACGCCCCCGGCGCACCCCGCCCCCACGCCCTCGACGACGAGCAGCCCCGACGTCGGCCACGTCACCGTCCCCGCGTAGGTGCCCCGCTGCCAGTCCCAGACCGGCTGGCGGACGACCCGCCCGCCGCGCAGCTGCGCCAGCAGCTCACCCAGCAGATCGACGGCCGCGGCCAGCCCGTCCCACCCGGGGTACAGGTCGTCCATGTGCGCCACGACGGCACCCGTGCGCCTGGCCAGGACGGCGGCCAGGTCCGTCTTGCCGGTCCCGGACCGCCCGTCCACCGCGAGGACCGGGGGACCGGCCGGCGGGGGCGCGACCCGCGCCAGCGCGGCCAGGACGCGGTCGGCGAGCGCCTGCGCGCTCACCCGCACCCCACCGGCACCGACCCGGTCAGAACCAGGTGGGGCACCACGGCTGCTCCGGCGCGGCCATGAGGGTCTCCAGCGTCCACGCGGCCGCGGGGGTCGCCGCGATGCGCCCCGCCCGCCGCAGCGCCACCGCCGACGTCCCCCCGAGCAGCAGCGAGCCGAGCTCGCCGACCGGCAGGACGACGTCGGGCTCGGCGTCCGTCGTCGTGACCTCGGCGCACACCCAGCCGTCGGCGCCGCAGCGCTGCGGGGCCACGTGCAGCCGCACGTTCGCCCCGGCCAGGCCGAGGGGGTCCTCCACGCGCAGCACGAGGGTGCCGCACCCCAGGTAGCGGCGGGCGGCCAGCGCCCCGGGCACGTCGAGCACCCGCAGCCACAGGAAGTCGTCGACCGGGCCGGTCTGCACCGCCCGCGGATCCACCAGCAGGTGCGGCAGCAGCTCGTCGACGGGCCGGTCCGCGGCCCGGGTCACCCGGACCAGGTCGATGGAGGCGGTGAACTCCCACAGCGCGCGGTAGGCCGCCGGGGTCGTCGCGGTGAGGTCGCGCAGGTGCACCGTGCCGTTCGGGACGCGACCCACCGCGTCGTCGGTGACGTCGTACGCCGCGTACCCGTCGGGGGTCCCGTCCGCGTCCCGGTGCAGGACGGCGTGCCCCCGTGGGCCGAGCCAGCGCCCCTCGCCCCGCCGGCCGGCGGCCTCCCACCACGTCGCGTCGCGCA
This genomic window from Kineococcus mangrovi contains:
- the hisG gene encoding ATP phosphoribosyltransferase yields the protein MLRIAVPNKGSLSEAASAMLREAGYNQRREAKELILDDPDNSAQFVFLRPRDIALYVGSGTLDAGITGRDLLLDSRAPADEVLPLGFARSTFRFAGRPGAAAGVRDLEGRRIATSYSGLLAGHLAEHGVTADVVHLDGAVETAVALGIADVIADVVETGTTLRAAGLEIFGEPIMRSEATLVRRAGAPADPAVDVLVRRLQGVLVARQYVMVDYDCPKAIVEQACAITPGLQSPTVSPLAGPDWVAVRAMVKSSETNRVMDELYELGARAILVTSIHACRL
- a CDS encoding PH domain-containing protein, with the translated sequence MPPVTAGPVSDKPFRPRRARVVGLGFAVAILLVMVGMSIGLSLAPESGWTGQDTVSALVFGVVVSAGLVRLVTVNARVTGTALVVRNVVFTREVEWGAVVAVRFGGADPWLTLDLDDGDNLAVMAVQRADGEHARAEALRLARLVEDRAPR
- a CDS encoding dephospho-CoA kinase, with translation MSAQALADRVLAALARVAPPPAGPPVLAVDGRSGTGKTDLAAVLARRTGAVVAHMDDLYPGWDGLAAAVDLLGELLAQLRGGRVVRQPVWDWQRGTYAGTVTWPTSGLLVVEGVGAGCAGGVDLLVELTADPAVRRARALARDGQAYAPHWGRWAAQEDELFSRRPLRPDLSVATDDAGTDDAATRAGCT
- a CDS encoding GNAT family N-acetyltransferase — translated: MPDRVMDVSVVQVDPEDREALRAWSVPSRTSFLQPAPTPQALEDRQHEVRGHRLTAVRDTVAGEDRVVATLRSFDSELTLPGAGPVGVDAISTATVLPTHRRRGLLSRMLTADLDRAREAGHAFAALIALEAPIYGRFGFGAATRATSLVVDNARLAFRPDAPAATGSLEFVPPGRTDELAAVHDAARRARPGGLLRDATWWEAAGRRGEGRWLGPRGHAVLHRDADGTPDGYAAYDVTDDAVGRVPNGTVHLRDLTATTPAAYRALWEFTASIDLVRVTRAADRPVDELLPHLLVDPRAVQTGPVDDFLWLRVLDVPGALAARRYLGCGTLVLRVEDPLGLAGANVRLHVAPQRCGADGWVCAEVTTTDAEPDVVLPVGELGSLLLGGTSAVALRRAGRIAATPAAAWTLETLMAAPEQPWCPTWF